The following proteins are co-located in the Sulfitobacter guttiformis genome:
- a CDS encoding thiazole synthase, with translation MRDFYGVTLQTPMMLGTARYPSPSVMEAAFISSGASVATVSLRRERGAGQAFWDMVRGLGVHLLPNTAGCHSAREAITTAQMAREYFQTDWIKLEVIGHADTLQPDPFGLVEAAEALCADGFNVFPYTTEDQVLASRLVEAGCRVLMPWGAPIGSGMGLNNIHGLRTLRAAFPDVAMVIDAGLGLPSHAAQAMELGFDAVLLNTAVAEADDPVAMARAFGLAAQAGALAATAGPMGQRDMAAPSTPLIGKAWL, from the coding sequence ATGCGCGACTTTTACGGCGTCACCCTACAAACCCCGATGATGTTGGGCACCGCACGCTATCCCTCGCCCAGCGTGATGGAGGCCGCCTTTATAAGCAGCGGCGCATCCGTCGCCACGGTATCGTTGCGCCGCGAGCGCGGTGCAGGGCAGGCTTTTTGGGACATGGTACGAGGGCTGGGTGTGCATCTGCTGCCCAATACTGCAGGTTGCCATTCTGCGCGCGAAGCAATCACCACAGCGCAGATGGCAAGGGAATATTTCCAAACCGACTGGATCAAACTGGAAGTTATCGGCCACGCCGATACCTTACAACCTGATCCTTTCGGGCTGGTGGAGGCGGCAGAAGCGCTCTGCGCTGACGGCTTCAACGTATTCCCCTACACCACCGAGGATCAGGTACTGGCGTCGCGTCTGGTGGAGGCAGGTTGCCGCGTACTCATGCCATGGGGCGCACCAATCGGATCGGGAATGGGGCTGAACAATATCCATGGGTTACGCACGCTGCGCGCTGCGTTTCCCGATGTCGCGATGGTGATTGATGCGGGTCTTGGCCTTCCCAGCCATGCGGCACAGGCCATGGAGCTGGGATTTGACGCAGTACTGCTCAATACAGCAGTGGCCGAAGCGGACGATCCTGTCGCGATGGCCCGCGCCTTTGGACTGGCAGCACAGGCGGGCGCGTTGGCTGCCACCGCCGGTCCCATGGGCCAACGCGATATGGCCGCACCCTCGACCCCTCTGATCGGAAAGGCATGGCTATGA
- a CDS encoding thiamine phosphate synthase → MTLPRFYPVFDSADWIARAVPLGVRLVQLRMKDQPDDTLRAQIIEALSLCRRHGAALVVNDHWQQAIDLGADWLHLGQEDLDTADMAAIRRAGLKVGVSTHDHAELDRALSLAPDYIALGPVYPTILKKMKWTEQGLDRLTEWKGLIGDIPLCAIGGMSVARAAGAFAAGADTVAAVTDITLNADPDARIAAWLDVAG, encoded by the coding sequence ATGACGCTACCGCGCTTCTATCCCGTTTTTGACAGTGCTGACTGGATTGCTCGCGCCGTACCCCTCGGAGTGCGGCTGGTGCAATTGCGCATGAAAGACCAGCCCGATGATACTTTGCGCGCACAGATCATTGAGGCGCTGAGCCTGTGCCGGCGCCACGGGGCCGCGCTGGTTGTCAACGACCACTGGCAACAGGCGATTGATCTGGGCGCTGACTGGCTGCATCTAGGGCAGGAAGATCTGGACACTGCAGATATGGCCGCGATCCGCCGCGCAGGTCTTAAAGTGGGGGTATCTACCCATGACCATGCGGAGCTGGATCGTGCGCTCTCGCTGGCGCCCGACTATATCGCTCTTGGCCCCGTATATCCCACAATCCTCAAAAAGATGAAATGGACCGAGCAAGGACTTGACCGGCTGACAGAATGGAAAGGCTTGATAGGGGATATACCGCTTTGTGCAATTGGCGGGATGTCAGTGGCGCGTGCTGCTGGTGCATTTGCCGCCGGTGCAGATACTGTTGCGGCGGTTACCGACATCACGCTCAATGCTGATCCCGATGCCCGTATAGCGGCATGGCTGGATGTGGCGGGATGA
- a CDS encoding HesA/MoeB/ThiF family protein, with product MNRYARQIALSQVGPSGQARLRDAHVLVAGAGGLGMPVLQYLVGAGVGTITLIDGDCVAITNLHRQPLYRMSDVGRPKVDAAAQAMKALNPEVTLHAICEWLTPQNAPLLVAQADLIIDCADTFAASFTLSDAAHPLGKPLISASALGLSGYVGGFCGPAPSLRAVFPDLPSSAATCETAGVLGPVVAIIGATQAQMALAVLLEFSPSPLGQMMIVDTANWRMSGFRFDGAPEPASPAPFIAQSQIRPEDFVIDLRTEAALPFSAAALHLSSRSLHDLELPTPDTRIVLACRTGLRAHHAAADLRKRWAGDIALLAVTEI from the coding sequence ATGAATCGCTACGCACGCCAAATTGCGCTGTCGCAAGTTGGGCCCTCTGGTCAGGCGCGGCTGCGGGATGCCCATGTTTTGGTGGCGGGAGCAGGCGGCCTGGGTATGCCGGTGCTGCAATATCTGGTGGGCGCCGGCGTCGGCACGATCACACTAATCGACGGCGATTGTGTGGCGATTACAAACCTGCACCGCCAGCCGCTATACCGAATGAGCGACGTCGGCCGCCCCAAAGTGGATGCCGCAGCACAAGCGATGAAGGCCCTGAACCCCGAGGTGACACTACACGCAATATGTGAATGGCTCACACCGCAGAATGCGCCGCTTCTGGTCGCTCAAGCGGATCTGATCATTGATTGTGCCGATACTTTCGCGGCGAGCTTTACGCTCTCGGATGCAGCCCATCCGTTAGGCAAGCCGTTGATCAGCGCCTCGGCTCTCGGGCTGTCAGGCTATGTGGGGGGATTTTGCGGACCGGCCCCCTCATTGCGGGCAGTCTTTCCTGATTTGCCCAGCAGTGCTGCCACGTGTGAGACAGCAGGAGTCCTTGGACCTGTCGTGGCCATAATCGGCGCGACACAGGCGCAGATGGCACTGGCGGTTTTGCTCGAATTCTCACCTTCTCCGCTGGGTCAGATGATGATCGTTGACACTGCAAACTGGCGGATGTCCGGTTTTCGATTTGATGGCGCACCCGAGCCTGCCTCGCCTGCACCTTTCATCGCGCAAAGTCAGATCAGGCCTGAGGATTTCGTGATCGATCTGCGCACTGAAGCAGCCCTGCCCTTCAGTGCTGCGGCGTTGCACCTGTCCAGTCGGTCCCTGCACGATCTGGAACTACCCACGCCAGATACTCGCATTGTGCTGGCCTGCCGCACAGGCCTGCGCGCGCATCACGCCGCTGCCGATCTTCGTAAACGTTGGGCGGGTGATATTGCCCTTCTTGCCGTGACTGAAATTTAA
- a CDS encoding ABC transporter substrate-binding protein, with amino-acid sequence MKHFLAALTLTLTTTPAFAQDKMTIMLDWFVNPNHGPIIIAQEKGYFAEANLEIEVITPADPNDPPRMAAAGRVDLAVSYQPELHLNARDGLGLVRVGTLIETPMTCLVVRGDGPVESVADLAGRKVGFAVAGLQEMLLDAMLLHNGVDPSEVEQINIGWSISPALMSGQVDGVIGAFRNFELNQMDLEGIEGRCFYPEAEGVPSYDELIYVARADTLEPEKIARFLQATERAVADILNDPQGMAEVFFSTSAELRNELNVRAWADTWPRFASRPAAVDHGRYNRFEAFLLDQGSIDALIPASDLVVDVTAAVPE; translated from the coding sequence ATGAAACATTTTCTAGCAGCCCTCACCCTAACCCTTACGACGACGCCTGCATTTGCGCAAGACAAGATGACCATTATGCTCGACTGGTTCGTAAACCCAAATCACGGGCCGATCATCATCGCGCAGGAAAAGGGCTACTTTGCGGAAGCAAACCTCGAGATAGAAGTAATCACGCCCGCTGATCCCAACGATCCACCGCGTATGGCCGCAGCAGGGCGCGTTGATCTTGCGGTAAGCTATCAACCCGAATTACACCTGAATGCTCGTGACGGTCTGGGGCTGGTTCGGGTCGGGACACTGATCGAGACACCGATGACATGCCTGGTCGTGCGTGGAGATGGCCCCGTGGAATCCGTGGCTGATCTGGCGGGTCGCAAGGTAGGGTTTGCCGTGGCGGGCCTCCAAGAGATGCTGTTGGACGCAATGCTGCTCCATAATGGCGTAGACCCTTCGGAGGTCGAGCAGATAAACATCGGTTGGTCTATTTCGCCCGCATTGATGTCGGGTCAGGTTGATGGAGTTATCGGCGCATTCCGCAATTTCGAATTGAACCAGATGGACCTTGAAGGCATTGAGGGACGTTGTTTTTACCCCGAGGCCGAAGGTGTACCGTCTTATGACGAGTTGATCTATGTTGCGCGCGCCGACACGCTTGAACCTGAAAAGATCGCTCGCTTCTTGCAGGCGACCGAACGCGCCGTCGCCGATATTCTGAATGATCCCCAAGGCATGGCAGAGGTGTTCTTTTCCACCAGTGCCGAGTTGCGCAATGAATTGAATGTGCGCGCATGGGCAGATACGTGGCCGCGTTTTGCCAGCCGGCCCGCTGCCGTTGATCATGGCCGGTATAACCGTTTCGAGGCCTTCTTGCTCGATCAGGGGAGTATCGATGCTTTGATACCGGCAAGCGATCTGGTTGTGGATGTGACCGCTGCGGTGCCAGAGTGA
- a CDS encoding TenA family protein → MSAPDYGDTFAVWRAGAGNLWTDYTCHAFVKALGEGVLPQANYLHYLRQDYVFLIHFARAWALAAAKADTYAEMAAASATVYALIHIEMPLHVQTCEAHGIDRATLEATPEAAGNLAYTRYVLEAGYSGDFLDLLAALAPCVLGYGEIGLRLKGTTGPYAPWCASYGSDEYQALCRDVGALLDGAMHRRLGGEWRDLPRAKSLQSRFTTATQLEIGFWDMAQHPDRT, encoded by the coding sequence GTGAGCGCGCCGGATTATGGGGACACCTTCGCTGTTTGGCGAGCAGGTGCAGGTAACCTTTGGACCGATTACACCTGTCACGCCTTTGTCAAAGCTCTGGGGGAAGGCGTCCTGCCGCAAGCAAACTACCTCCATTATCTTCGGCAAGATTATGTATTCCTGATACACTTTGCCCGCGCATGGGCGCTGGCTGCAGCAAAAGCGGACACGTATGCCGAGATGGCTGCTGCCAGTGCAACAGTCTATGCGCTAATCCACATAGAGATGCCCCTCCATGTTCAAACCTGTGAGGCCCACGGCATTGACCGCGCGACCCTTGAGGCGACACCGGAGGCTGCGGGAAACCTGGCCTATACCCGCTACGTCCTCGAAGCCGGATACTCCGGTGATTTCCTCGACCTTTTAGCGGCACTCGCACCCTGTGTACTCGGATATGGCGAAATCGGTCTGCGACTTAAGGGAACCACTGGCCCATATGCGCCATGGTGCGCTTCCTATGGCAGCGACGAATACCAAGCGTTGTGCCGCGACGTGGGCGCGCTATTGGACGGCGCAATGCATCGGCGTCTGGGTGGCGAATGGCGCGATCTGCCGCGTGCCAAGTCCCTTCAGTCGCGATTTACCACAGCGACGCAGCTCGAGATCGGGTTCTGGGACATGGCACAGCATCCGGATAGAACATGA
- a CDS encoding ABC transporter ATP-binding protein gives MSAPAIRISGRLHTGPKQHIADFDITLPSRCWSVLLGPSGVGKTSLLRLIAGLPCAANLVGKITAADGAPIASHRVAMMAQDDQLLPWASALDNTTICTRLRGENAQKERATTLLAQVGLSGLEHRKPAQLSAGQRQRVALARTLYEDRDIILLDEPFSALDVTTRQSVQDLAVRLLARRTVVLISHDPAEAIRLADAAWLITPAGITSCALPSTTIPRNAAAKETLGAHAALLNHMRVLFAGETPRCGA, from the coding sequence ATGAGCGCACCCGCAATCCGGATCAGCGGCAGGCTGCATACAGGCCCCAAGCAGCATATCGCGGACTTTGACATAACGTTGCCATCGCGATGTTGGAGCGTCCTGTTAGGCCCTTCGGGTGTTGGCAAAACATCGCTACTGCGATTGATCGCTGGCTTGCCCTGTGCGGCGAACTTGGTCGGTAAGATCACGGCAGCTGACGGCGCGCCGATCGCCTCCCACCGTGTCGCGATGATGGCGCAAGATGACCAATTGCTGCCTTGGGCCAGCGCACTGGACAACACGACGATTTGTACACGCCTGCGCGGAGAGAATGCGCAGAAAGAACGCGCGACAACCTTATTGGCACAAGTTGGCCTTTCAGGGTTGGAGCATCGGAAACCCGCGCAATTATCTGCCGGACAACGACAGCGCGTGGCCTTGGCACGAACTCTTTATGAGGACCGCGATATCATTCTTCTAGATGAACCTTTTTCGGCTCTCGACGTAACGACCCGTCAAAGCGTGCAGGATCTTGCCGTGCGCCTTTTGGCTCGTCGCACTGTAGTTCTCATCTCGCATGATCCAGCAGAAGCCATTCGTCTGGCTGATGCTGCATGGCTGATCACACCTGCAGGTATTACATCCTGTGCCCTGCCTTCCACCACTATCCCGCGCAACGCCGCCGCCAAAGAAACGCTCGGTGCGCATGCAGCGCTTTTGAATCACATGCGCGTTTTATTCGCTGGAGAGACCCCCCGATGCGGCGCTTGA
- a CDS encoding ABC transporter permease: MRRLSRAASALIFAVILWQAVILVTDVPRFILPGPALVGQALWENGALIRENALWSAGNLALGLGIGIILGIETALLLALSRRARWLVHPLLVAAQAVPIFALAPVITLWLGYGMPSKIVTIALVTYFPIASAMFDRLMALPSGLVDLSRLSGADRWRETLLLRLPYAVPGLLSGLRLAIVYAPLAVLIGEWVGSSQGLGHLILMSNGRGQTALMFAALIVLSCLSLCLWLAVEALSRLATKWL, from the coding sequence ATGCGGCGCTTGAGCCGTGCTGCAAGCGCGCTTATTTTCGCGGTGATATTGTGGCAAGCCGTCATCCTAGTTACCGATGTGCCGCGATTTATCTTGCCGGGCCCTGCGCTGGTGGGGCAAGCCCTCTGGGAAAATGGCGCGTTGATCCGCGAAAATGCACTTTGGTCTGCGGGGAACCTCGCACTCGGCCTTGGTATCGGGATCATTCTCGGGATCGAGACGGCGCTTTTGCTCGCGCTGTCTCGACGTGCGCGGTGGCTGGTGCACCCTTTGCTCGTCGCCGCTCAGGCCGTACCAATCTTTGCACTCGCGCCTGTGATTACGCTCTGGTTGGGGTACGGGATGCCCTCCAAGATCGTGACTATTGCGCTTGTTACATATTTTCCGATTGCATCGGCGATGTTCGACCGGCTGATGGCCCTACCTTCGGGTCTGGTAGATCTGTCCCGGCTTTCTGGCGCGGATAGGTGGCGCGAAACGCTGTTGCTGCGCCTGCCTTATGCGGTTCCCGGGCTGCTGTCAGGGCTTCGCCTTGCGATAGTCTATGCGCCATTGGCCGTGCTGATAGGAGAATGGGTCGGATCGTCACAAGGGCTTGGGCATCTGATCCTAATGTCGAACGGTCGTGGTCAAACGGCGCTAATGTTTGCCGCTCTGATTGTGCTCTCGTGCCTGTCCCTTTGTCTTTGGCTTGCTGTTGAGGCACTCTCAAGACTGGCAACCAAATGGCTTTAA
- the tuf gene encoding elongation factor Tu, translating into MAKEKFERNKPHVNIGTIGHVDHGKTTLTAAITKYFGDFKAYDQIDGAPEEKARGITISTAHVEYETESRHYAHVDCPGHADYVKNMITGAAQMDGAILVVNAADGPMPQTREHILLGRQVGIPYMVVYMNKVDQVDDAELLELVEMEIRELLSKYEYPGDDIPIIPGSALHAMNGTQPEIGESSIVALMAAVDEYIPTPARAVDQPFLLPVEDVFSISGRGTVVTGRIERGVINVGDSIEIVGIRDTKTTTCTGVEMFRKLLDRGEAGDNVGVLLRGIDREGVERGQVLCKPKSVMPHTKFTAEAYILTKEEGGRHTPFFANYRPQFYFRTTDVTGTVQLPEGTEMVMPGDNLQFNVELIAPIAMEDGLRFAIREGGRTVGAGVVSKITE; encoded by the coding sequence ATGGCAAAGGAAAAGTTTGAACGTAACAAACCGCACGTCAACATTGGCACGATTGGCCACGTTGACCACGGTAAGACGACACTGACAGCTGCGATCACGAAGTATTTTGGTGATTTCAAAGCCTATGACCAGATTGACGGCGCGCCCGAAGAAAAAGCACGCGGCATCACGATTTCCACAGCCCACGTCGAGTATGAGACAGAGTCGCGCCACTATGCGCACGTCGATTGCCCCGGCCACGCGGACTATGTGAAGAACATGATCACCGGTGCGGCGCAGATGGACGGCGCGATCCTTGTTGTGAACGCAGCAGACGGCCCGATGCCACAGACGCGCGAGCACATCCTGCTTGGTCGTCAGGTTGGTATTCCGTACATGGTTGTGTACATGAACAAGGTTGATCAGGTCGACGACGCCGAACTGCTCGAGCTGGTTGAAATGGAAATCCGCGAGTTGCTCTCGAAGTACGAGTACCCCGGCGACGACATCCCGATCATCCCCGGGTCCGCGCTGCATGCAATGAACGGCACCCAGCCAGAAATCGGCGAGTCGTCGATTGTTGCTCTGATGGCCGCTGTTGACGAGTACATCCCGACACCTGCACGTGCTGTTGACCAGCCGTTCTTGTTGCCGGTGGAAGACGTGTTCTCGATTTCCGGTCGTGGTACAGTTGTGACAGGCCGTATCGAGCGTGGCGTGATCAACGTTGGCGACAGCATCGAGATCGTTGGTATCCGCGACACCAAAACAACGACCTGCACAGGCGTTGAAATGTTCCGCAAGTTGCTGGATCGTGGTGAAGCTGGTGATAACGTTGGTGTTCTGCTGCGCGGTATCGACCGTGAAGGCGTTGAGCGTGGTCAGGTTCTGTGTAAGCCAAAGTCGGTTATGCCACACACCAAGTTCACTGCAGAGGCGTATATCCTCACCAAAGAGGAAGGTGGCCGTCACACGCCATTCTTTGCGAACTACCGCCCACAGTTCTACTTCCGTACGACGGATGTGACCGGTACTGTACAGCTGCCAGAAGGCACTGAAATGGTTATGCCGGGCGACAACCTTCAGTTCAACGTAGAGCTGATCGCACCGATCGCGATGGAAGATGGTCTGCGCTTTGCGATCCGCGAAGGCGGCCGCACTGTTGGCGCGGGTGTTGTGTCAAAAATCACCGAGTAA
- a CDS encoding cytochrome P450 yields MPMTQLPVRVPLIDFDPGFFKAIANMRENILLAIPAQALEQPIFSGRTMVRWHMIMEPVAIKRVLLDAVDDYPKSNVTKTLLGPAIGDSLFIAEGAHWRWQRRATAPAFAHRSVAALGPVMSMAAEQACTRIAAAGPRAVDLAQEMVTTTFDVIADVTFSGDDMMDRAAVHDAIEGYITQAGRISILDLLGAPAWVPRPGRADATHLLEQTKVTADAAIERRRDKGPRNVPDLLDLLLAAEDPKSGRTMTTSELRDNLLTFIVAGHETTAQTLAWALYLMGHDTGAQNHAREEAQQVLQGRIAGAGDLAALPYIRSIIDETLRLYPAGGLLSRTAQADDTLCGTVIKKGETVMIPVYALGRHRDLWEDPDAFRPKRFLDRKAIDRYAYLPFGDGPRVCIGASFAIQEAVIILSTLLSRFRFEAVKGRTPDPKMLITLRPEGGVWMTCTPV; encoded by the coding sequence ATGCCGATGACCCAGTTGCCTGTCCGCGTGCCCTTGATCGACTTCGATCCGGGTTTTTTCAAAGCCATCGCCAACATGCGCGAAAACATCCTGTTGGCCATTCCCGCACAGGCGTTGGAACAACCGATCTTTTCGGGCCGCACAATGGTGCGCTGGCACATGATCATGGAGCCCGTAGCGATCAAACGGGTATTACTGGATGCCGTGGATGACTACCCCAAGTCCAATGTCACCAAAACGTTGCTAGGGCCTGCTATCGGGGACTCTCTGTTTATTGCTGAAGGCGCGCACTGGCGTTGGCAGCGGCGCGCAACAGCACCCGCCTTTGCACACCGCAGCGTTGCCGCCCTCGGCCCCGTAATGAGCATGGCCGCCGAACAGGCCTGCACCCGTATCGCAGCCGCGGGCCCAAGGGCTGTTGATCTGGCGCAGGAGATGGTCACGACGACCTTTGACGTGATCGCTGATGTTACATTCTCCGGCGATGACATGATGGACCGCGCTGCCGTACATGATGCGATCGAGGGCTACATCACACAGGCGGGGCGGATCAGCATCCTTGATCTGCTGGGCGCGCCTGCGTGGGTGCCTCGACCAGGGCGGGCCGACGCCACACACCTTCTCGAACAGACAAAAGTGACTGCCGATGCAGCAATCGAGCGGCGCCGGGACAAAGGCCCGCGAAATGTGCCCGACCTGCTGGACCTTCTGCTTGCAGCTGAAGATCCCAAATCAGGCCGCACCATGACCACGTCGGAACTGCGCGACAACCTGTTGACCTTTATCGTAGCGGGCCACGAAACCACGGCGCAAACGCTGGCGTGGGCGCTGTATCTGATGGGTCACGACACGGGCGCACAGAACCACGCACGCGAAGAGGCACAGCAGGTGCTGCAAGGGCGTATTGCGGGGGCCGGTGATCTGGCTGCCTTGCCCTACATCCGCAGTATCATCGACGAAACGCTGCGCCTTTATCCGGCGGGCGGTCTGCTGTCACGTACAGCGCAGGCTGACGATACCCTATGTGGCACCGTAATCAAAAAAGGCGAGACGGTGATGATCCCCGTGTATGCCCTTGGGCGGCATCGGGATTTATGGGAGGATCCCGACGCATTCCGACCTAAGCGTTTTTTGGATCGCAAGGCGATCGACCGTTACGCGTATCTACCGTTCGGCGATGGTCCGCGTGTTTGTATCGGCGCGTCCTTTGCCATCCAAGAGGCTGTGATTATCCTTTCCACCCTACTGTCGAGGTTCCGCTTTGAGGCAGTAAAAGGGCGCACACCAGATCCAAAAATGCTGATCACTTTGCGTCCTGAAGGCGGCGTCTGGATGACCTGTACGCCAGTATGA
- a CDS encoding M48 family metallopeptidase: MSMPPDLPHSATDGVQYFNGHGSSYFDGDAPVARPVTLMVDPASRVLEIGLPLYNGDGVRWPLDEIRRLEDTAGQEGVILRWTGDPLARLHLRETSMLGAMQYLTRKAPPKGRSRLAAWALAAVAAVALQIGVLVPLLADRLATFVPPAGERALGEATFGQIRRALAGSGLPPLPTCESDDGLAALEQMLVALGVERDTKDAIKVFVLDHEMVNAFALPGGYVVFFRGMIDAAQSPNEIAAVLAHEVGHVENRDPTRHALRSAGSIGILGLLFGDFAGGAAVLFLTEQLISASYSQGAESGADAFAYGMLENAGVSPAALGDMFQRLREEYGDAEGVISHFVSHPTLGSRIALAREAARDDTKYGEIIGPKAWRALKSVCAPNLLPPPLD; the protein is encoded by the coding sequence ATGAGTATGCCGCCAGACTTGCCGCATTCAGCCACCGATGGCGTCCAGTATTTCAACGGACATGGCAGCTCATATTTCGACGGTGATGCGCCGGTTGCGCGCCCTGTTACGCTGATGGTTGATCCGGCATCGCGGGTGCTGGAAATCGGACTGCCGCTCTATAACGGGGATGGCGTGCGATGGCCGCTGGATGAAATCCGCCGGCTTGAAGATACGGCGGGGCAGGAGGGCGTGATCCTGCGCTGGACCGGCGATCCGCTGGCGCGGCTACATCTCCGAGAAACTTCGATGTTAGGAGCGATGCAATATTTGACACGCAAGGCGCCGCCAAAGGGGCGCAGTCGCCTTGCCGCATGGGCACTCGCTGCGGTGGCTGCGGTGGCGCTCCAGATCGGAGTTCTTGTGCCATTGCTGGCGGACCGTCTTGCCACGTTTGTGCCTCCGGCGGGTGAGCGGGCTCTGGGAGAGGCAACATTCGGGCAGATCCGGCGTGCGCTGGCGGGCAGTGGATTGCCCCCTTTGCCGACTTGTGAAAGCGACGACGGGCTCGCCGCGCTTGAGCAGATGTTGGTGGCGCTGGGCGTCGAGAGGGATACGAAGGATGCGATCAAGGTCTTCGTCCTCGATCACGAGATGGTAAACGCGTTCGCCCTGCCCGGCGGGTATGTTGTGTTTTTCCGGGGGATGATCGACGCTGCGCAAAGCCCTAATGAAATTGCTGCGGTGTTGGCCCATGAAGTGGGGCATGTGGAAAACCGCGACCCTACGCGGCATGCCCTGCGTTCGGCAGGATCTATAGGGATACTGGGTCTTCTGTTCGGTGATTTTGCAGGTGGCGCTGCGGTTTTGTTCCTGACAGAGCAGCTGATCAGCGCAAGTTACAGTCAGGGTGCCGAAAGTGGAGCAGATGCATTTGCCTATGGCATGCTGGAAAATGCTGGTGTTTCGCCCGCCGCCCTCGGTGATATGTTTCAGCGGCTGCGCGAAGAATACGGAGATGCGGAGGGTGTCATCTCCCACTTCGTGAGCCACCCAACGTTGGGCAGTCGCATCGCCCTCGCACGTGAAGCAGCCCGTGACGATACCAAATACGGAGAAATTATAGGCCCGAAAGCGTGGCGGGCGCTCAAATCAGTTTGCGCCCCAAATCTGCTGCCGCCGCCATTGGATTGA
- a CDS encoding DUF898 family protein: protein MDVWFVGSRSALFWLALKSGFWTVLTLGFYRFWMKTRLRRWYWSSIRPGGHPLEYVGDPLEKLLGFFIAVVILTFYIGIVNLLLMFVSFSFFQSSFVGYLASVIGVIPIWFYAQYRARRYVLARTRWRGVRFGLEKGAWGYAWRALAHWLITICTAGILWPRMTFWLEKYKTDRTYFGSTKLVQGGRWQMLFPAAMPFAASVLALGVLGVWLVYITPLIHHDTQSMGELIEGLRNSLDAPEDFVPAQFHMGWRLYALIPIMLLMIYGLVHYRFVSKRILANHKHAEGVQMASKLNGMRISLIYVLGTTIAYTILLFGLLAIVGVAIGLMGPEAFFEDQMGIADPMADLPRWMSLAIVAVLYLSVFLFWSVLHHAFVTYPLMRHMAVSLSLVNIAGLAQVSQRARDEFAEAEGFAEALDLGAAI, encoded by the coding sequence ATGGATGTTTGGTTTGTGGGCTCCCGGTCCGCTCTCTTCTGGCTCGCCCTGAAGTCGGGGTTCTGGACTGTTCTGACGCTTGGGTTTTACCGCTTCTGGATGAAGACGCGGTTGCGACGTTGGTATTGGTCGTCAATCCGCCCCGGTGGGCACCCGTTGGAGTATGTAGGTGATCCGTTGGAGAAACTGTTAGGCTTCTTCATCGCAGTAGTGATCCTCACCTTCTACATCGGCATTGTGAATCTGCTGCTAATGTTTGTGAGCTTTTCATTCTTTCAGAGCTCCTTCGTTGGTTACCTTGCAAGTGTGATTGGTGTGATTCCGATCTGGTTCTATGCGCAATATCGCGCGCGGCGGTATGTTTTGGCACGTACGCGCTGGCGCGGGGTGCGTTTTGGCTTGGAAAAGGGAGCATGGGGCTATGCTTGGCGCGCGCTCGCGCATTGGCTCATCACGATCTGTACGGCAGGGATTTTGTGGCCGCGAATGACATTCTGGCTGGAAAAGTATAAAACCGACCGGACTTATTTTGGCTCGACCAAGTTGGTGCAGGGGGGGCGTTGGCAGATGTTGTTTCCTGCCGCGATGCCCTTTGCGGCAAGCGTGCTTGCGCTGGGCGTGTTGGGGGTCTGGTTGGTATACATCACTCCGCTGATACATCACGATACGCAGTCGATGGGTGAGTTGATTGAAGGCCTCCGTAATTCTCTGGACGCGCCAGAGGATTTTGTCCCCGCACAATTCCACATGGGGTGGCGCCTTTATGCGTTGATACCCATCATGCTGTTGATGATCTACGGGCTCGTGCACTATCGCTTTGTCTCAAAACGCATTCTTGCAAACCACAAGCATGCGGAGGGCGTGCAAATGGCGTCAAAGCTGAACGGCATGCGTATTTCCTTAATCTACGTGCTCGGTACCACCATTGCCTACACCATCCTACTCTTCGGACTTTTGGCAATTGTCGGGGTGGCGATCGGCCTGATGGGACCCGAAGCGTTCTTCGAAGACCAGATGGGCATTGCCGACCCGATGGCGGATTTGCCGCGCTGGATGTCGCTTGCGATTGTCGCGGTTCTATATCTGTCTGTTTTCTTGTTTTGGAGCGTTCTCCACCACGCATTTGTTACCTACCCACTGATGCGGCACATGGCTGTCTCGCTCAGCCTCGTGAATATTGCCGGGCTGGCACAGGTAAGCCAGCGTGCGCGCGATGAATTTGCCGAGGCCGAAGGCTTTGCCGAAGCGCTCGATCTGGGAGCTGCCATATGA